GACAGCATATTTCCAGAGAAGGAATGTGCAGGGGCAGACTTCCTGCGTGCGCgcgcacgagagagagagaaagagagagagaaagagagagagaaaggagagaggaggggagcagcAAAGACACAAATGCATACACAGAGATGAGATGTGCATCTGGAGTTAGAGACCACCCAGACAgggacagaagggaagagagaggcctCCAGACTCACCAAGACAGAAGACACGTGGAAATCCCAAAGctcaaagagaaacagagaaggtaGCAAGGGAGACAAACACTCATCCTCAGCAATAGAAAAGCCCTGCTCTGACACACCACCCTTGATCCCTGGTGGTCCTGACCCTTCTTCTAACACAGGAGGTCCCAGGGTGGTAGCTTTTCTCTAAAGATGGTTGCCATCAATTTTTTCCTATAGGCTACACCCCCATCCAGAGGAGCCCTGAGGCACCATAGAGGCAGCCCAGGCTATCCTGCTGGAGAGAGAAGCCCCGTGGAAGATCAAAGagccagacatgtgagtgaagaagCCATCTTGGACGTCTATCCCAGCTGAGCCCTCAGatgcctccagccccagccagcaTCTGACTGCAACCTCCTGAGGTCCCAAGAAGAGCCACCTGCCTGAGCCCAGTCAACCACAGGACCATGAAAGACAATACTAaattgtgttaagccactaagttttaggGTGGGTGTTACCCAGAATACTCCAAAACAGGCTGCAGTGGCCTGTGAAGACCTGAAACCCCCATTCTCACATCCCCTCCTTGCAACAAAACCAACACCAGCCAGTCAGACTTTCAGTCCCTTTAATTAGGTGCTCTGAAGAAAGGGCAGAATGACAGGCAGGCGGTGAGAAGATGATGCTTCTTAAGCCCCACTTGGCAACTGGTCAGTCCTCATCCTCCGGAAGCTGGATCTTGCTGGGGTCAAAGCAGTTGGATTCCATGATGGGGAGGCCATTGGCCTCTCGGTACTTAACAAGCCTCTCAGCTTCCCGGCGGGCCCACTCCTGCATTCTGGAGGCAGCAGCAAGGGGGTAGACATGAGGGAGCCACACTGGACACCAATCCCCATCTTAGTCCTCGCCTATTCCCCACTGGCACAAGGAACAGGATTCCTGGCACAGTCCCCTTCAACCTCCACCCCTGCATCTGCTCCCACCCATCCCACTCTCTTGGACACCCCCATGCACCTGTAATCAGGCAGATAAGCTATAAAGGTGCTGCCGAGGACCAAGACAACggagaagccaaagaaaaagacGACCCGCATGTTCCAGACGTCCGTAACAGGGTCTCTGTCATAACCGTGGGAGTCTGGGTTCTGTggcaagaagaagaagaggtcAATGAGAGCTTCCTGTGGCTCCACAAAACCTTATGCTGGCCCTGCATAAGTTAGTCTCCAGTTTCACCTCAGACCaatctctcctcctttctttaaTTCCTCTTTCTAGTCTTAGGACTTGTCAAACTCCTTGCTaccgcagggcctttgcacttactatcccctctgcctggaaagcctTCCCCCCATATCTTGTCGCGGCTAGATCTGTCTCCCTGTTCAAAGTTTTGGCTTCATAATTACTTCCCTTAGGAGGCATTCCCTAATTGCCTTATCCATTACCAGTCTCACACTACAGGAAATTGCCACTTTTATGGGTTAAAAATGCTTGAATAGTGCCAATTTCCTATGGCTTCACCTGCTAAAATTTTGCCCTACCCCCAAATCACTCTCCATCTACTTATCTTGCTTAACTCACTTTCTAGCAGTTATTAATTTACCAAGGTAGCATCTCCCCAGATCctatcacattattttttatcattagaTACTCACTACGACcgtttccaaatattttacatgtttattttgtgCTCTCCATTATCATATAAGCTCTATGAGAGCACGGGCTTTATCCAATTTCCACACTGCTGAACACACTAGGGCCCTGAACTGCACCTGGCATACAGCAGGCCCTCCATACTTAtctacaaaatgaatgaataaatgaatatgcatCTATATATCCTATATATCCAAGCCAGAGGTTAGTACTGATGAAGTGTACCATACACAAACTTCACAATATCCCAGCAAGGTggaaagtaacaataataattaacatCTTCTAATGCTGAATACTAAGGGCCAGGTGCTGTACTGAGCATTGTGACTCATTTAATTACATGAGGCAgatgtagtattttattttctagaaggTGTCTTAATACTTTCCCCACTTTACAAAGAGGCACCAAGGAGTTAAGctgcttgtccaaggtcacaaagatgaATAACTGTCAGCGCCTGTATTCCAACCGTGGCATTCTGATTTTTGAGTCTCTGCTATCCACACAGCACAGCAGACCCGGTTCCGCCACATATTCAGCCATGCGAGTTTGGGCGAGTCGCTTAATATCAttaggcttcagtttcctcatctgtagaatgggtatGCTAAATAGTCCCTACTTCCAAACAGGGCTGTtttgaggattacatgagataaggTACGTAAAGTGTTTAAAGCACTTGCACTGAGCAAACCCCGTATCAGTGTTCAGTATCATTACCGTTATACTATATTGCTTCTAACGTGTTTTGAGCACTTCCCACTTCAGGTTTGATTATTTGTCTGCAAAACGAGGCCAATCTCGCCCCTGGCCCTGAACCGAAGATTACCAGgggctaaagaagaaaatcaatctAGGCAAAGTTCCCAAGTCTTTGAGGCCTTCGCCAGCAGCGCACTTCTCAGCCGCCTAAAAACGTCCTCTAAGGCGCCCCGTCCGCCGGCCCCCGATTGACCCTTCTGGCGTCCCGttgccccctccctctcacctTCTCATAGAGGTTTTCGTCCTCCGGCTCTGGGTCCTCCTGCCAGCGTACAGTCGGTGCCGGCGCCCGCTTTCCTGCCACAGCCGACGGGGCGATCACAGCCCTGGACGAGCTGGATTCCCAGCGAACACGGGCGGCCGGGAGCCCTCGCGTCGCCGCTACTGCCGAAAGGCGGCGAGCGCACAAACCTAACAGCCCGGCCGCCATGGCAGATTGTTCTACAGACTCTCAGGGGCGGGGACGGAAATGCGACTCTGCGCAGCTGCAGTTGGCCCGAGCGCGACAATTATCGCTCCGCCCCCACCGCACTAAATAAGTCCCAAGTCcggattttgttttcaaatgtggcCAGGTGCTGAGTAGCCAGCCCTCTTTCCCTCCATCTGTCCTAGCCTCAGGGGAGCGACCATTTTTTTAGCCTCTCGGTCAGGCTAAGGAATTTACGGCTGAGAGGTCTGCCCATTTCCTTGATAAGGAAGCGTTGACACTTGGATGGATGCGGGTCCCAGTCAATGGCCCGGAGATTTCCTCGGTCTTTTGGGTAAAGGGACGGAGCTTCCGCTTGTCTTTCATGATTCGGAGGAAGCCAAGCTTCCAAAGAGCGGGCCTCGCTGGATTGGCCAATAGCTACTCCTTTTTGCAACTTGCAAGCGTTCGCACGGAGAGTGGGGAGGTGGCATATGCTTGCCAATCAGAGCCGACCAGGGCTGGCCGTCTGCAGCTGGCGACCAATAGACGAGACCGACCAGAGCGCGCTCCCTTAGTAGGTGGATGGTGGTCGAAGCGCCGGCTCCCTTCTCGTCGTCGCCATTTTGTGCTGGTGACTGCGGCCGGCTGGGAGTAGGCGGCAGTGGGTTTCCTGGGGAGGGTAGCGCGCTTGGCGCTTCTCCCCTCCCCGCTCTTCCGCCCTCTTGCTTCCAGCCTCAGACTTAACGCTGGTGCGGGCCGGCCCCGGCTGAGCTGGGAGAGTTGGAGGAGGTGGCGGCGCGCAGAGGTGATGTCCGGGAGCCCTCCCTTGACAGCCCGGGCCGAGAAGGTGAGCGTCGCCGCTGGTCGTGGGGGCGGAGGTAaggggccgggggcgggcgggTGCGGAGAGGAGGCGTGTGGGCGGACTGCGGGACGTGGGCCTGGGCCACGCGCGGGACCGAGAGATGCGTGCATGGCCTGAACTCGGGAGGGggtgtctctccccccccccccgttttggGAACGGAGGCGCGTGCGCGATTGGGGCACAGGATGGGTGCACgcgggttgggggaagggaggaactGATTTGAGTGGGCTTCTGTGGCTGTTTGCGACACCGAACTTTATCCGTGAGGAGGCCCATGTTTTTATGCATACGGGAGAGGGTGTGCTGTCTGCTCTGTGTGACTTGGGTACTTACCGGTCTATGGGGGAGTATTCTGTGGCTCTGGTCCTTAttcttgggtggggggggggagggccgaCGTCCGTGTGACTCTGGTCTTTATCCTTGGAGTACGTGCTGTAACTCAGGTCTTTATCCATGGGGAGGGGTCCTTATCTATAGGGAGTCGTCTTGCGACTGGCCCTAACCCACTTGCTAGGTGGGGAGGAAGTGCAAGGAATGTGTGCATGACTTATAGCCACTTCTTTTAGAAGGGGTTCGGGTCTGTGACTCTGACGCTCATCTTTTGAAAGAGGGCCTCAGTGTGTGATTATGGCTGGTATTCGCTGTGGGTTCCTGCCTTGTGATTTTTGGCCCGTAGTTAGTTGGGGCTGCTGTCTGTGACTTTGGTCGCTATCTGTCGTGGATACCGGTGTGTGACTCTGACCTCCTTGCCAGAGTCTACTGAGGGTTTTCTATCTGGCTCGCATCCACTGGGACCCCTGGTTGTGATCGTAATTCTTATCCATCTGGGAGCAGGTAACTCTGGTTCCCTGTGGcttgaggaggaagggaaaattgGTTGTGTGTATACATGGAGGAAAGGTGTGGTGGCAACATAGTGTTGGGCAAGTGTTGTTACCGCCTGGCTTTGCCTGATTCCTGCTCAGAGGGTGGGGCCTGAAGATTCTGGGATACTTCTTGGTGACCCCTGGCCAGGTCACGTGGCTCACAGGACTTACTTAGTTCTCATGGCAGGCTTGGGGGTTGGGTGAGGCGACTGCCCTTCCATCCCAGCAGAACAGCACAGTGGTTGGAAACAGCCTCAAAAGGACTCCTTTCGCCTCTGAATAAGTTGGGCCCAGAGCCCTAGGGAGAGAACCACCTTGGGACCTGGCTGCACATAAGAGACAGGGCTCGAGGCTGAGCCAGTTGCCGAGTAAGGGCCAAAGCTGCGTTGGCCAGGAGCCCGGGGAGGCGGCATTTGTCTCACTGCCAAGTTAGCCCCTTTACCCTCTGGGCCTTTCATGATCTCCTGCTGTCTTGTAGGGGACAGCCAACATCTTGTTGGGAGGATGCAATGGCACTgagcggggagtgggggggcatGGAAGGAGCCTGGTGGGTGCCTAGGACTCCCATTGTGAGGTCTTGCCTCCCAGCCTAACATGCCTGACCTCAGACAGGTCATCCAGCACTGAGAGCCCCCTGGGCAGGTAGCTCCAGGCTCAGTCTCATCTACCAGTCTCAGATGGCAAAGCCCTGATCACAGAATAGGTGGCACCACCAAGTCTCTCTGCAGGATGCTTCCTCTCTGCTGAGGGccttgctttttctgttttattttattttatttaagtaagctctacgcccaacatggggcttgaactcacaaccctgagatccagagttgcatgttctactaaCTGAACCAGCTGGGTGCCCCTGGCCTTGCTATTCCTAGGGTGGTGGGTTCTAGCCTCACGtttgtggggagaggaaggagcaggcCAGGTAGGGGCTGCCTTCCCACCCTGGTCCATAGGAACACTAGGAAGTTGGGAAATAATGTCCCTGGGCTaagggacagcagagagccgcGCGAGCAAGGGTTTTTCAAGGAGGCCCCAACTGCCTTgacccctttcttccttctactctCTCCAGAGTCCCTGCAGGAGGCATCACCCAGGCTGGCAGA
The DNA window shown above is from Lynx canadensis isolate LIC74 chromosome X, mLynCan4.pri.v2, whole genome shotgun sequence and carries:
- the NDUFB11 gene encoding NADH dehydrogenase [ubiquinone] 1 beta subcomplex subunit 11, mitochondrial, with translation MAAGLLGLCARRLSAVAATRGLPAARVRWESSSSRAVIAPSAVAGKRAPAPTVRWQEDPEPEDENLYEKNPDSHGYDRDPVTDVWNMRVVFFFGFSVVLVLGSTFIAYLPDYRMQEWARREAERLVKYREANGLPIMESNCFDPSKIQLPEDED